The Paracoccus sediminicola genome has a segment encoding these proteins:
- a CDS encoding CDP-alcohol phosphatidyltransferase family protein: protein MSEIGGEARLRGAMRGRRQDHLQAGLFGAGLAGCAALLICCAALRPIGVSGWVLPVIGFVLLWLLIRGLMVRHYPLHRVGPANTLTMIRAAMILSLTSPLLSGMAAGWTVAAIASVALALDGIDGWLARRSGLASSFGARFDLEIDALLALLLAVHGYLGSAAGAPVLALGLVRYLFAAASMVWPWLTAPLPQRWRRKAICVAQLATLILLQLPALPGPLADGLSWAALGLVLWSFAADILWLRARR, encoded by the coding sequence ATGAGCGAAATCGGCGGCGAGGCTCGGCTACGCGGGGCGATGCGGGGTCGGCGGCAGGATCATCTTCAGGCAGGACTGTTCGGCGCCGGGCTCGCAGGATGTGCCGCGTTGCTGATCTGCTGCGCGGCGTTGCGGCCGATCGGGGTTTCCGGGTGGGTACTGCCCGTCATCGGGTTCGTGCTGCTGTGGCTGCTGATCCGGGGGCTGATGGTGCGGCACTACCCGCTTCACCGGGTCGGGCCGGCCAATACGCTGACCATGATCCGCGCGGCCATGATCCTCAGCCTGACCTCACCGCTCTTGTCAGGCATGGCGGCGGGCTGGACTGTTGCGGCGATTGCCAGCGTCGCCCTGGCCTTGGACGGGATCGACGGCTGGTTGGCGCGGCGCAGCGGGCTCGCCTCGTCATTCGGCGCGCGTTTCGATCTCGAGATCGACGCGCTTCTGGCGCTGCTGCTGGCGGTGCATGGCTATCTCGGCAGCGCCGCAGGCGCGCCGGTCCTGGCGCTCGGGCTGGTAAGATATCTCTTTGCAGCAGCCTCGATGGTCTGGCCGTGGCTGACGGCACCGCTGCCGCAGCGCTGGCGACGTAAGGCGATCTGCGTCGCGCAGCTGGCAACGCTGATCCTGCTTCAGCTGCCCGCCCTGCCGGGTCCGCTTGCGGACGGGTTATCATGGGCAGCGCTTGGCCTCGTCCTCTGGTCCTTTGCCGCCGATATTCTGTGGCTCCGGGCGCGGCGGTGA
- a CDS encoding sulfatase-like hydrolase/transferase, with amino-acid sequence MRPEAVQPPGPLRAACAALVLWFVLVLPHRPEDLSPEALLSLPPELPLLLALSVMLGRGRTGRILLVSITAALVSIVALKIADLATREVLGRSFNPVADLPLIEATRRILAGSFGTAATLILALALIALLSGLAVALWWALSVWARIAPRLRPAAILTLGAAAAGIFALSGPVGGSTEFAIRTAQTARQSLTDLRAFRAAAQRDPLKRRDGLLSAINRDVLVIFIESYGRTSFDTPFYADTHLPVLRKAEAQLRQAGLSMRSGFLTSPTQGGQSWLAHASFANGLWISDQSRYLAALASGRQTMFHHAQRAGFRTAAIMPAITLPWPEAQRMGFDDVFTAADLGYRGKPFNWVTMPDQFTLAAADRLLAEGDTDPRPVFAQIALISSHAPWVPIPSMIDWEKIGDGQIFNEMAEAGDPPRIVWQDRARVRQQYRKSIDYVLRVVTGYALRHADAPPLMIVLGDHQAAASIALDDRRDVPVHLIGPEALVARSAAWGLAPGLVPPADTDPLPMEAMRDLMLLGFSDAARVAPP; translated from the coding sequence ATGAGGCCGGAGGCGGTTCAGCCACCCGGCCCGCTGCGCGCGGCTTGTGCGGCTCTGGTTCTGTGGTTCGTGCTGGTGCTGCCGCATCGACCCGAAGATCTCTCTCCCGAGGCGCTGCTGAGCCTGCCGCCTGAACTGCCATTGCTGTTGGCACTGTCGGTGATGCTGGGGCGTGGCAGGACCGGGCGCATCCTGCTGGTGTCGATAACCGCGGCGCTGGTCTCGATCGTGGCACTGAAAATCGCCGATCTGGCGACGCGGGAGGTGCTTGGGCGCAGCTTCAACCCGGTGGCGGACCTGCCGCTGATAGAGGCCACGCGGCGCATCCTCGCCGGAAGCTTTGGCACGGCGGCGACGCTGATCCTTGCGCTGGCGCTGATCGCGTTGCTGTCGGGGCTGGCGGTGGCGCTGTGGTGGGCGCTGTCGGTCTGGGCACGGATCGCGCCGAGACTGCGCCCGGCCGCGATCCTGACGCTCGGCGCCGCCGCGGCGGGTATTTTCGCACTGAGCGGGCCGGTCGGCGGCAGCACCGAATTCGCCATCCGCACCGCGCAGACCGCCCGGCAAAGCCTGACTGACCTGCGCGCCTTCCGCGCTGCGGCGCAGCGCGATCCGCTTAAAAGGCGGGACGGTCTGCTGAGCGCTATCAACCGCGACGTTCTGGTAATTTTTATCGAGAGCTATGGTCGGACGAGCTTCGATACACCGTTCTACGCGGACACGCATTTGCCGGTGCTGCGCAAAGCCGAAGCGCAGCTGCGACAGGCCGGGCTGTCGATGCGTTCGGGGTTTCTGACCTCGCCGACGCAGGGCGGGCAGAGCTGGCTGGCCCATGCGAGCTTCGCCAACGGCCTTTGGATCAGCGACCAGTCCCGCTATCTTGCCGCGCTGGCAAGCGGGCGGCAGACGATGTTCCATCATGCGCAGCGCGCGGGGTTTCGCACCGCGGCGATCATGCCGGCCATCACCCTGCCCTGGCCAGAGGCGCAGCGCATGGGCTTCGATGATGTGTTTACAGCGGCTGATCTGGGCTATCGCGGAAAGCCGTTCAACTGGGTGACCATGCCAGACCAGTTCACGCTGGCGGCGGCTGACCGGCTGCTGGCAGAGGGCGACACCGATCCGCGCCCGGTCTTCGCGCAGATCGCGCTGATCTCGTCCCACGCGCCATGGGTGCCGATCCCGTCCATGATCGACTGGGAAAAAATTGGCGACGGGCAGATCTTTAACGAGATGGCAGAGGCAGGAGACCCGCCGCGCATCGTCTGGCAGGATCGCGCGCGGGTGCGGCAGCAATATCGCAAATCCATAGACTATGTTCTGCGCGTCGTGACCGGCTATGCGCTGCGCCATGCCGATGCGCCGCCGCTCATGATCGTTCTGGGCGACCATCAGGCTGCGGCCAGCATCGCGCTGGACGACAGGCGCGACGTGCCGGTCCACCTCATCGGCCCCGAGGCGCTCGTGGCCCGCAGCGCGGCATGGGGTCTCGCGCCAGGGCTGGTTCCGCCGGCTGACACTGATCCGCTGCCGATGGAGGCG